The Sphingopyxis sp. TUF1 genome segment TCCGGATCGGAATTAAGATAGGCACCGCCCAAGCCGGGAAATATTTCTCGAGCAGAACCCCCGGTTCGCCCAGAGGGACGGCCCGGACAAAACGCGCATGCTGCTGGGCTACGGTTACCAACTCCCAGGCCGGTGCCGTCTCCGCTGGCGATCCGTTTCTTACCCCGATTGGTCCGAAAAGTACGAGCCTGCGAACCAGGCCGGGGTGCTTGCCCGCGAAGAGTCCGGCGGGAATAGTTCCCCAGGAGTGAGCGATGATGTCGACCGAACGGGCTCCTGTAGAACGGATGATGAAGCGTACAGCCCGCTCTATTTGCGCTGCCGCTTCCGGCGCACGGCCAAGGGGTTTCCCGGACTGTGTGACGTCCGACATTTCTTTCGTCAGGCGGGATCTCGCTGCTTGCGGAGAAGATGAGGAATTTGCGTCGAAATTATCGCAGCGCTTGCAAACACCATCGCGGTACAGGCCACGATAACCAGCGTCAGGCTGTGGGGCGCAAGTGTCTCGCCCGCGATGGTCGGGATAACGGCGACGCCGGCGAACTGCGCCGTTGAGCTATAGGCATATGCTCTTTTCTCGGGATCGAGATGCACCAACACGCCCGTGAAGGCGGGAGCACCCAGAGCGAAAAACAGTCCGAATGAAAAGGCCAGATATTCTGAGCTGGGCGCCTGCAGCCAGGCAGTGCTCGTCCCGCCAAGGGCAAGGATGATCGCCAATAGCCGAAGCCAGGACAAACGGCCGTCCGCGATAAACGTACCAGCGACCGACCCGAATATTTGCCCGAGAAGCGCAAGACTGAGGAGGTGCGCGCCGTCGCTGTGCGAAACACCTTGGCCGTGCATCCACAGCTCGAGATAGGCCCATGCGCCCCCGGCACCGCCGATGCAGAGGAAGGCCGCCACAAGGCCCAGCAATCCACGACCGGCGGGGAGACCCTGAATTGTCCCACTGTCGGCGTGGAGCGCGGAGAAACGGGCCGGAAAAAAGGGAATGATCGCAATCGTGATAATTCCCATCAAGGCTAGCGCCAACTGGATTTGGGCCCCATCCGAGCCAGGCGCATAGATGGCGAACCACCGCATGACGGCAAACTGGGTTATCGACTGCCCGAACAGATAGATGCCGGCCCAAGCGCCAATTCGGTTCGTGCGCGCAATCGCGCTGGCTGCGACCCCCACGAGGAGGCCGGCACCCGAACCCGCAATGGTGCGAAACAGGAAAAGAAGTTCGGTATCACCCGGTTTGGCGACGAGCAGGTTGCCGCAGCACAACAGGAACACGCCGACCAGCGCGATCGGCCTTACGCCGGGTTTGCGAAGCATCAGTACGCCCGCGCCGCTTCCGAGGGTGATCGCGAGCAATTCAATGGCTCCGAGCAGACCAAGGCGCTGCGCTGAAATCGTCCCCTCGGAGACATAGGCCGAGTAAAGCAAGGGCATAAGTCCCATCACCACCAGCGCGAGCGTACCGGCTGCGACGCAGGCTGCCACCCGCGCGATTGCTATCGGGGGCGGCGCGCCCATGGTTTCATCGGCCATCTGGCTGAGGCTTTCTTTCTCGTGCGGCCGCGTTGCCGTCCAACTCGCTCGGGAGCCCGTGCGGTGGAACGTTGCGATTACCGATCCACCCGCCAGAGAGCCGAAGCGAATCAGCTTTCATTATTCCTAATGGTAGGTAAATAAGCTGGCTTCCGCAATCGTCGGAATCGTCGCCCTTTATGCGGGCATCGGCGGGGTTTTCGTCGGTACGGGGAGGGTGCAGCAGAAACTCTACCGCTCAGCGGGCAGCCTGTGGCTATAGATGTCTCGCGCGGCGGTGTGTTCGCCGAATTGGACGGAGATCGGTTCGCCAGCTTGCTCCGCGCGGCATCAGGGCTAATTTCGGTCACCATGCTTTCACAGGTCGAGTGGAAGATTACGACGCGGCGGAACAGGCCGCTGGCGCGGCGCTTGCGCACCGTGTCCAGTTGGCGATCGCTCTTGCGGCGGCAAGATGGCGCCGCTCACCCTACCACGCGTCGAACGGCGCCGGCGGGACACCCAAGCCAGCGACGCGCGCAGTCCGGCCGCCGGAAGTCGCGCTGTCCTCCCGCTACCAGCCGCTCAGTTCGAATGTCCTCGAGACGCGCCGTCGTTGAGCGCGCTGGGGACAAGCGATCGTTCGATTGCCGAAAGCGCGGCGGGATTCTCGATGGTCGCCGGCATCGCGCATCGTTGACCATTCGCAAGCCCGCGGATTGCGGCGCGCAGGATCTTGCCCGATCGCGTCTTCGGCAGGGCGTCGACGATATGGACTTGCTTCAAAGCGGCGACGGGTCCCAATTCTCCGCGAACCAATGCGATGATCTCTTCTTCCAGCGTCGCGCTGCTTTCCACGACATCCGCCTTCGTGACGGCGAATGCCACGGGAACCATGCCTTTCAGCGCATCGTCGGCGCCGATCACGGCACATTCGGCAATCGCCGGGTGGCAGGCGACAATCTGTTCGATCTGACCGGTCGAAAGACGGTGACCGGCGACATTAATGATATCGTCGGTGCGGCCCATGACATGAACGAAACCATTGCCGTCGATATGACCCGCGTCACCCGTTTCATAGTAGCCCGGAAAGGTGTCGAAGGAACGAGCGAACCCGCCCTCGTTGTTCCAGAGGCTGGTGTAGCTTCCAGGCGGCAGCGGGGCAGCGATAACCAGATGTCCGCTCTCGGCATCGGCGACGGGCTCGCCATTGTCATTCAAAACGGCAAACCGGAATCCCGGCACCGGGAAGCCGGCGCTCCCCGGCAGCCTCCGCTGATCACCAAGCCCGATGCAGGTTGCAGCGGCCGGCCAGCCGAGTTCGGTTTGCCACCAATGATCGATCACTGGTCTTCCCAGCTGCTCTTCCGCCCATCGAATGGTATCGGGATCGGCCCGTTCGCCCGCCAGGAACAGGGCCCTTAGCCGCCCCATTCCATGTTCCCGAACAAGCACCCCGTCCGGATCCTCTCTGCGTATTGCGCGGATAGCCGTCGGTGCGGTGAAAAACACATCGACATCGTTCCGCGAGATCGTCCGCCAGAAGGTCCCTGCATCGGGCGTTCCTACCGGCTTCCCTTCGAACAGGACGGTCGCGCATCCCGCGAGCAACGGACCGTAGACAATATAGCTGTGGCCGACCACCCAGCCCACGTCGGACGCCGCCCAGAAGGTTTCGCCAGCTTGCATGCCATAAATATTTTTCATGCTCCAGGCGAGCGCAACGGCATGTCCGCCGTTTTGCCGAACAACCCCCTTGGGTACGCCCGTCGTTCCGGAAGTGTAGAGGATGTAAAGGGGATCGGTGGCCTGGACCGGAACGCACGGCGCCGGCTTCGCCGCGGCATGGCAGGTCGCCCAGTCGAGATCCCGGCCGCCGGTCATCGCTGCGGGCAATTGTTCGCGCTGCAGCACAACGACATGATCGACCGGGTGCACCGCGCGGTCGAGTGCCTGGTCGACAAGCGGCTTGTAGGGAATGATGCGCTCGCCTTCGATGCCGCAGGAGGCCGTAAGCAGCAGTTTGGGTTTCGCATCGTCCACGCGTTTTGCGAGTTCGACCGCCGCGAAGCCGCCGAATACGACCGAATGCACCGCACCGATCCTGGCGCAGGCAAGCATCGCGAACAAGGTCTCGGGGATCATCGGCATATAGATGACGACCCGGTCCCCTTTTCCGACGCCGAGCGCCGAGATCATGCCGGCAGTCCGCTCGACGGCGGCCAGCAATTCGTCATAGTCGATGCGTCTGCGGCTAGCCGTGACGGGGCTTTCATAGATGACCGCGGTATCGGCGCCGCGGCCCGAGAGGACATGGCGATCCACGGCATTGTGGCACGTGTTCAGCCAGCCGTCCTCGAACCAGCCGCGTCCTTCGCTCCAGCCCGTGGTCGGAGGCTGGTGCCAATCAATTGCCTGCGCAGCGTGGAGCCAGAACCTGTCAGGATTTTCCAGGCTCTGACGATAGGTTTCGCTATAAACAGACCTCATCAATCTCACGCTGCCTACGGATTTTTTTACGATCAGTTCGCCGCTGCGGTCCGGTTGTCGATCACTGCCATGAAATCCGAGAAAGAGGAACGGCCAGTCGTCACACCGGCGTCGAGCTATGCCTTGGCGCGCAGTTTCCCGTCGGGATGCACGCGAGGTTTCGCGCCGGCGGGCGACGCCGCACGCGCGCCTTCGAGGTCGCGGAGCCACAGCTGTCCGCAAGCCGCGTCGATGTCGGAGCCCTGCGTGTCACGAACGACCACCGGAATTCCGGCCTGAGCGATACGATGCCGGAAGAGGCTCAATGTGCGATCATCGGTGCGCCTGAGTTTGACGCCGTCTACCGGGTTCCATCGCATCAGGTTGATCCGCGCCGGCTTGTCGGCAAACATCGACACGAGCCGCTGGGCATCGGCGACGCTGTCGTTGATGCCCGGGAGGATCAGATAGACGAAGGTTGCGGTGCGATTGTGGCGTTCGGCCCAGGATAGCGCACGCGCCACGACCTCGCGTATATCGTGCTTGCGCGCGCCGGGGATGAGCCGGTCGCGCACCGCCTGGGTCGTTGCGTGCAACGAGATAGTGAGATTGATTCCCAGATGTTCTTCGCGCAGCTGCTTTAGCGCCTTCGGAATTCCGATTGTGGAGATCGTGATGCCGGTCGTCGGAAAATCTATGCCGCGTCGATCGCGCAATATGCGAATGGCACCCAGGACATTGTCATAATTGTTCAGCGGCTCGCCGATTCCCATGAAGACAATCCGGTTTACCTTCGGCCCGAGCTGCACGACCTGTTCGACGATTTCCGCCGAGGTAAGATTGCGCTTGAGGCCTGCTTGTCCCGACGCGCAGAATTGGCACGAGAAAGCGCAACCGACTTGGGAGGAGACGCAGGCCGTGTGGCCGTCCCGGCGGCGGATCAGCACGGTCTCGACAGCATAACCATCGTCGAGACCAAACAAATATTTCTCGGACTGCCCCCCGCGCGACCGGTTGAGGCGGGACAGCATACGCGGTGCCAGATCGTGCGTTTCCGCCCAGCGCGAGAGTTTAGTCGGCAGGTCCTGATGCGTCGAAAAAAGATCGCGATAGGTGAGCCCCGGCGGAGGCAGAAGGGCATCGAACTGGGAAGAGCTGAGGCCGAGCACGGGGTTTCGCCGGGCGGCGCGCGGGGCCCGCTCTGGCAGGCTGATAGGAAACGACATAGGTTGAACTCGCGACGGAATAGCGGCCTCGCTGCCACGAGTTATATATAACCGACATGTCGTTCAATTACAAGACTATCTAAGCTTAATGCGGGAATTCGTGGCCCGGATAAAGCGTTTGGAGCATCAGCTTCGCGCGGTATGTCATGAAATCGGTTAGGCTTCCCTCTCGGCTGACCATCCACTGCATATATGCACCCTGGATGACTGCCTGGATGAGACCGGAACGTTCCGCCGCGTCGCCATCTGCCTCCGGGAGGCTTGCCTCAATCGCTTGACGGACCAACTCATTGCGTTCGTTCGCCAGGCTGCGAAGCAATGGATCGATGATGTCGCCCCAGAAAACTAAGAGATACGCCTCGTTGCCTGTAGCTTCGTCCATGCCCGAGATGAGTTCGCGCAATAGGGTCCACAAAGGTACGAGGCCGCGTTCGCAGCGGATGCTGGCGAAATAGTCCCGCACCTCCTGCGTCATCGCCTCCATCACATGGCGGTGAAGCGTCGTTTTATCATGGAAACGCTGGATGAGCGCGGGACGCGACATGCCCACTGCCTTTGCGACATCAGAGAGCGTAAAATTTACTGCACCTTCGCGCACCAGTACAGCACGCGCGGCGGTCAGGATCTCTTTGTCGCTATGAAGCTTCGGGCGGGGCATGATTCACTCGGCTGAGGGAGAGGGGGCCATAGGCGGGGAGAGCTCTAGAAGCAATGAGGGCACTTGCGCATCGCCGATCGGAGCTTGGTCAGCACTCGCAAAGAGTTCGCTCTGGCGCATAGGCGTTGATTTCCACTAACGTCCGCCGGAAGCGCAGCACGGCTTCCGGCGGACGGCTTTCCTCCCCAGGAAAGGTCGGGGCTGCGGGTTTCACAACAGCGATTTTCTAGAACTCTGAGACCGCATAGCATCGCCTCCGGCGTCATCGTGCAAATGGCTATGAATAATTATACCAGCCTTTTCCGCTCTTCTCGCCATAGTTCCCCTGGGCATAGCGCGCGACCAGCGCGGGGCGGGGCAGGTCGGCGGGATCGCCTGAGGCGCGAAATGCTTCCATGTCCATCAGATAGGCGAGGTCGAGGCCGGTCAGATCGTTAAGCCTGAACGGTCCCATCGGGTGTCCGGCGCCGAATACGCAAGCCTTGTCGATGTCCTCGAAGCTGGCAACGCCCATTTCATGCAGCCATTCGGCCTCTTTCAGGATGGCTTTGAAAATGCGGTTGAGCAGGAAGCCCGCCACCTCCTTCTTTACATGGACCGGCTCCTTGCCCAGCTTTCGGCACAATTGCATGGAGAGGTGCGCGGTCGCATCCGAGGCGTGCGGGCCTTGCACGACTTCTACCAGCTTCATGACCAGGGCCGGGTTGAAGAAGTGCAAATTGAGGACCTTGTCGGGACGCTTTGTCGCGTCGGCAAAGCGCGAAGCGACGATCATCGAGGAGTTCGAGGCAAGAATGGCATGCGGCGGCGCCAGCGCATCCAGTTGCGCGAATATGGCGCGCTTGGCATCGATCTGCTCGATCACGGCCTCGATGACATAATCGGCGTTGCCGACAGCTTTGCCGAGATCTTCGGTAAAGCCGATATTCGCTCGGACCGTCTGTGCCTGCTCGGCGGTCAGCCGGCCTTTTGCGACGCGCTCGGGCAGATAGCGATCCACAAATGCATCGGCCTTAGACAGCATGTCGGGGCTGATGTCGGTACACGATACCTTGAAACCACAAATCGCGGCATGCAGCGCGATCTGGTGGCCCATATTGCCGGCGCCGATGACGGCAATGGTTTTTACGTCTTCGATATACATGATTTGCTCCTTAGGGGCGCTGTGGGGCCAGTCCCTCGGGCGGGCGTTTCCTGTTCTCATTTCACGTCGCCGCGCGGCCGCCGGCGAGGCCCGCTTTCCAGTCGCGGCGGATTTTCTTGGCGAGGCTCCATTTGTGGACTTCGGTGGGTCCGTCATAGATGCGGAAGGCGCGAACCTCGCGGAATACCTGTTCGACGATTGTCTTGTCGGTGACGCCAGTGCCGCCCATGACCTGAACGCAGCGGTCGGCGATGCGCATCAGCGCCTCCGACACCGCAACCTTCGCCATCGAGCTTTCGACGGTGCCGAGCGACCCCGTGTCGAGCACGCCAGCGCACCAGTCGATCATCAGCTCGGCCTGTTTGAGGTCGATCATATTCTCGGCGAGCATGAAGCCGACGCCTTCATGCTCGATCAGCACCTTGCCGAAGGCCTCACGGCGGTTGGCATAGTCGGTGGCAATCTCATGCGCGCGAATGCACGCGCCGAGCCAGCGCATGCAGTGCGACAGGCGGGCAGGCGAGAGGCGGACCTGCGCATAACGGAAGCCCTCGCCGGCCTGTCCGAGCATCTGGTCGGCGGGGACGCGCAGATTGTCGATCGTGATCGTCGCATGGCCGCCGGGCATCGAGCTGTCGATCGTGTTCGGGACATCGTCGATACGGATCGCCGGGTCGGGCAGGTCGACAAGGAACATGCACGCGCCCTCCTCCGCCTTTGCCATGACGATGCCCACGCGCGCGCCCTGCGCACCGGTGATAAGCGTCTTGCGGCCGTTGATGACCCAATGATTGCCGTCGGGACGGCAGACCGTTTTCATCATCGACGGGTCGGATCCCGCACCGCCCTCGTCCGCGGGCTCGGTCATGAAGAAGGCCGAGCGGACACGGCCTTCGACCAACGGTTTCAGAAAGCGCTCCTGAAGCTCCGGACTCGCTTCCTTGCCGAGCAGATACATATTGCCTTCATCGGGCGCCATCGTGTTGCAGGCGAGCGGGCCGAGCGGCGACAAGCCGCTTTTGATGAGCACAACCGCCGTCTCGCGCTGATTAAGGTGGCTGCCGTCATTCAGGACATGCGGCGTCAGCACGCCCGCAGCGCGCGCATGTTCGCGCATCTCCATCACCAGCTCGTCGGTCGGCGCACCATGATGATCGCGCCGCGGGTCTTTCTCATAGGGAATGACGGTTTCGCGCACGAAAGCCTCGACGCGCTTTGCAATATCCTCGGCCCGGCCGCCCGTCTTGCCCACCCTTGCCTCCCTATGCACGCTCGCAGTCGATCATCATGAACGGGTCAAGCCCGAAGCGATGTTCTTGGAGTCCGCTGCTTTTTCGTCGGAGGCCCGATAGCTTCGATTGACAGCCTTAGCAATAAATAATACCTACCAGTCAGTCAAATACTACGATGGTGCTGGATGCAATACGATTATATCAAAGTTGAACGCGACGCCGCGATCATGGTCCTGACGATTGCGCGCCCCGAAGTGCTGAATGCGATCCATCCAAGAGTGAGCCGAGAGATCGGCGCAGCCTTTGAAGCGTTCGAGGGCGACCCTTCGCAGCATGTCGCCATCATTACCGGCGCAGGCGACAGGGCGTTTTCTGCGGGCAATGACCTCAAATATCAGTCGAGCAATGGCGAAGACGACGGCCCGCGCGTGGCATTCGGTGGCATTACCGATCGCCCGGATTTCAAAAAACCCGTCATAGCCGCAGTCAACGGCCTTGCGTTCGGCGGTGGTTTCGAGATCGCACTCGCTTGCGACATCATTGTCGCAGCCGAGCATGCGACGTTTGCACTTCCCGAACCACGCGTCGGCCTGGCGGCCGTGGGTGGCGGCCTCTTGAGGCTGCCGCGCGCGATCGGGCTCAATCGTGCCATGGAGATCATCTTGACGTCGCGCCACGTCGGCGCGGAAGAGGGTCGGCAATTGGGGTTCGTCAATCACGTCGTACCGACCGGCGGCGCGCTTGACGCGGCCAAGGAGCTTGCACGGGCCATCGCGGGCAATAGCCAATATGCCGTCCGCGCCGCGCGAAGCATCGCCCGCGCCAACTTCCATAAGCCGTTGCCGCAGGCAATGAAAGATCAGTGGGAAGACGCGGAGTTTAAGGCGATGCTGGCGTCGCCGGACGTTGTCGAAGGCCCGCGCGCATTTGCAGAAAAGCGCGCGCCGCGCTGGGCAAATGTCGAATGACTGCGCGGTATGCGGTGTGAGGACCGATTGCGCCGGCGCTTCGGCGCGGCTAGACGAAATAGGTATATTCAAGTTGGTGAGACATTCGAAGGCTCATCCGTGAAGAGAACAGGGCATCTGCATAATGTCGATCGAGAAACTGAAGCATAAGAAGAACGCCCAAGCGTTGTGGCCGCGGACCGAGAGGCGGCGCGCCACGCAATATGACAAGAAGAAAGAGGCCATTCTTCAAACGTCAGCCATGCTCTTCAAGACCAATGGCTATGATCAGGTTTCGATCAACGACGTCGCGGACTATCTGAAGATCACCAAGCCGACGATCTATTATTATCTCGGCAACAAGGATCTGATCCTGCTCGAAATCAAACGTCTGGTCCAAACCGAGACCCTCCGGGTGCTGCGAGAAGCCAAAGCCATGGAGTGCTCGGGCTATGAGAAATTGCAGTTTCTCATTCCGGAATATGTCAAGATTCTCGCGACGGACTTCGGCGGCTGTTTCGTTCGAACCATGCATGTTCGGATGGCCAAAGAGAGCCAGGAAGAGGTGGTTAGCCGCTCGGTCGAAGGCAACCGGATCATGAACGACATTATCGTCGATGGGCAGAACGACGGATCGCTCGAAGTCGAACAGCCGGCTGTTACCACGTTGACGCTGCTTGGAGCGCTGAACTGGACCGCTTATTGGTACGAGCCGGGCCGGAGCATGTCTCTGGAGGAACTCGGGCGCAGCCAGGCAAATATCTTGCTCAACGGGATTGCGGGCAAGGCGCGCTGAGCCGATCGTCAAGTCATATCCATAATTGTCATATGCGGGAAAGCTCCCGCAACTTTGGTTATACCAGAATGCGCGGATGTCGGCGCGACGCGTCCTCGGCTAAGGGGGCAGTGGTTCGTTCGGCCAAGCAGATTGAGGAAGCCCGCGGCGCCGCCGCGAACTTCCAGCAACATCCGCCGATCGGTAATCAGTAATCGACCTTCAGGCGGACACCGACCGTGCGGGGGCGGGCGTAATAGACGCGGTCGCCGGGTTCGAAGGCGGGCGTACCGGCCTTGATGTCGAGCAGCTTGACACTGTTGGTCAGATTGTTGGCAAAGACGCCGAGCGTCCAATTGTCCGCGACATAGTTGACCGCCAGGTTGACGTTGTGACGCGCGGGAACCTTGCGATATCCGGGATCGGCCGGGCTGAAACGCGTGTGCGTGGCGCTGCGGTACGAATAATCGGCGACCATCGTCACTTCCGCCGTCGGCGTGGGAATCGTGAATTCCGCTGAGGTGCTGACAATATATTTGTTCGAATAGGGTGTCTGATCGCCTTTGTTCGCGCCGAAATTGTTGGTGCCGCCATTGAACTCGGCGTCATTGTAGGACGCGTTCATCGACAGATAGAGCTGGTCGCCGACCTGCATCCCCGTCTCCAGCTCGACGCCGCGGCTGCGGATTTTTCCGCCATTGTCGATATAGCTATAGGCGCAGGACGGCAGACGAACGGTGCTCTGGATGTTCGACCAGTCGATATAATAGGCGCTCACGTTGAGCGTGCCCCTGCCGTTCAGGATTTTGT includes the following:
- a CDS encoding alpha/beta fold hydrolase; translation: MSDVTQSGKPLGRAPEAAAQIERAVRFIIRSTGARSVDIIAHSWGTIPAGLFAGKHPGLVRRLVLFGPIGVRNGSPAETAPAWELVTVAQQHARFVRAVPLGEPGVLLEKYFPAWAVPILIPIRKAEPARHTPSRSPGDLRLTSRRPGEGDFPILPKIFARKQ
- a CDS encoding AMP-binding protein, producing the protein MRSVYSETYRQSLENPDRFWLHAAQAIDWHQPPTTGWSEGRGWFEDGWLNTCHNAVDRHVLSGRGADTAVIYESPVTASRRRIDYDELLAAVERTAGMISALGVGKGDRVVIYMPMIPETLFAMLACARIGAVHSVVFGGFAAVELAKRVDDAKPKLLLTASCGIEGERIIPYKPLVDQALDRAVHPVDHVVVLQREQLPAAMTGGRDLDWATCHAAAKPAPCVPVQATDPLYILYTSGTTGVPKGVVRQNGGHAVALAWSMKNIYGMQAGETFWAASDVGWVVGHSYIVYGPLLAGCATVLFEGKPVGTPDAGTFWRTISRNDVDVFFTAPTAIRAIRREDPDGVLVREHGMGRLRALFLAGERADPDTIRWAEEQLGRPVIDHWWQTELGWPAAATCIGLGDQRRLPGSAGFPVPGFRFAVLNDNGEPVADAESGHLVIAAPLPPGSYTSLWNNEGGFARSFDTFPGYYETGDAGHIDGNGFVHVMGRTDDIINVAGHRLSTGQIEQIVACHPAIAECAVIGADDALKGMVPVAFAVTKADVVESSATLEEEIIALVRGELGPVAALKQVHIVDALPKTRSGKILRAAIRGLANGQRCAMPATIENPAALSAIERSLVPSALNDGASRGHSN
- the rlmN gene encoding 23S rRNA (adenine(2503)-C(2))-methyltransferase RlmN, yielding MLGLSSSQFDALLPPPGLTYRDLFSTHQDLPTKLSRWAETHDLAPRMLSRLNRSRGGQSEKYLFGLDDGYAVETVLIRRRDGHTACVSSQVGCAFSCQFCASGQAGLKRNLTSAEIVEQVVQLGPKVNRIVFMGIGEPLNNYDNVLGAIRILRDRRGIDFPTTGITISTIGIPKALKQLREEHLGINLTISLHATTQAVRDRLIPGARKHDIREVVARALSWAERHNRTATFVYLILPGINDSVADAQRLVSMFADKPARINLMRWNPVDGVKLRRTDDRTLSLFRHRIAQAGIPVVVRDTQGSDIDAACGQLWLRDLEGARAASPAGAKPRVHPDGKLRAKA
- a CDS encoding TetR/AcrR family transcriptional regulator, which encodes MPRPKLHSDKEILTAARAVLVREGAVNFTLSDVAKAVGMSRPALIQRFHDKTTLHRHVMEAMTQEVRDYFASIRCERGLVPLWTLLRELISGMDEATGNEAYLLVFWGDIIDPLLRSLANERNELVRQAIEASLPEADGDAAERSGLIQAVIQGAYMQWMVSREGSLTDFMTYRAKLMLQTLYPGHEFPH
- a CDS encoding 3-hydroxyacyl-CoA dehydrogenase family protein, encoding MYIEDVKTIAVIGAGNMGHQIALHAAICGFKVSCTDISPDMLSKADAFVDRYLPERVAKGRLTAEQAQTVRANIGFTEDLGKAVGNADYVIEAVIEQIDAKRAIFAQLDALAPPHAILASNSSMIVASRFADATKRPDKVLNLHFFNPALVMKLVEVVQGPHASDATAHLSMQLCRKLGKEPVHVKKEVAGFLLNRIFKAILKEAEWLHEMGVASFEDIDKACVFGAGHPMGPFRLNDLTGLDLAYLMDMEAFRASGDPADLPRPALVARYAQGNYGEKSGKGWYNYS
- a CDS encoding acyl-CoA dehydrogenase family protein: MGKTGGRAEDIAKRVEAFVRETVIPYEKDPRRDHHGAPTDELVMEMREHARAAGVLTPHVLNDGSHLNQRETAVVLIKSGLSPLGPLACNTMAPDEGNMYLLGKEASPELQERFLKPLVEGRVRSAFFMTEPADEGGAGSDPSMMKTVCRPDGNHWVINGRKTLITGAQGARVGIVMAKAEEGACMFLVDLPDPAIRIDDVPNTIDSSMPGGHATITIDNLRVPADQMLGQAGEGFRYAQVRLSPARLSHCMRWLGACIRAHEIATDYANRREAFGKVLIEHEGVGFMLAENMIDLKQAELMIDWCAGVLDTGSLGTVESSMAKVAVSEALMRIADRCVQVMGGTGVTDKTIVEQVFREVRAFRIYDGPTEVHKWSLAKKIRRDWKAGLAGGRAAT
- a CDS encoding enoyl-CoA hydratase-related protein, whose product is MQYDYIKVERDAAIMVLTIARPEVLNAIHPRVSREIGAAFEAFEGDPSQHVAIITGAGDRAFSAGNDLKYQSSNGEDDGPRVAFGGITDRPDFKKPVIAAVNGLAFGGGFEIALACDIIVAAEHATFALPEPRVGLAAVGGGLLRLPRAIGLNRAMEIILTSRHVGAEEGRQLGFVNHVVPTGGALDAAKELARAIAGNSQYAVRAARSIARANFHKPLPQAMKDQWEDAEFKAMLASPDVVEGPRAFAEKRAPRWANVE
- a CDS encoding TetR/AcrR family transcriptional regulator — encoded protein: MSIEKLKHKKNAQALWPRTERRRATQYDKKKEAILQTSAMLFKTNGYDQVSINDVADYLKITKPTIYYYLGNKDLILLEIKRLVQTETLRVLREAKAMECSGYEKLQFLIPEYVKILATDFGGCFVRTMHVRMAKESQEEVVSRSVEGNRIMNDIIVDGQNDGSLEVEQPAVTTLTLLGALNWTAYWYEPGRSMSLEELGRSQANILLNGIAGKAR